A region from the Mesorhizobium sp. J8 genome encodes:
- the exbD gene encoding TonB system transport protein ExbD has protein sequence MAARLRETSGDDLEESHDINVTPFIDVILVLLIIFMVAAPLATVDVNVDLPGSTATPAPRPETPLFLTLKSDLTLAIGNDSVPRPAFAGVLDSRTRGDKQTRIFLRADKTVGYGDLMEVMNLLRHAGYLKVALVGLETAGGAGQATPGTPAAGANPSPAPGGNPAP, from the coding sequence ATGGCGGCGCGCCTTCGCGAGACCTCCGGCGACGATCTCGAGGAAAGCCACGACATCAACGTCACGCCGTTCATCGATGTCATCCTGGTGCTTCTGATCATCTTCATGGTCGCGGCACCCCTCGCGACCGTCGACGTCAATGTCGACCTGCCCGGATCGACGGCGACGCCGGCGCCGCGGCCGGAGACGCCTTTGTTCCTGACCCTGAAAAGCGACCTCACGCTGGCGATCGGCAATGACAGCGTGCCGCGCCCGGCCTTTGCCGGAGTGCTCGACAGCCGCACCAGGGGCGACAAGCAGACGCGCATCTTCCTGCGCGCCGACAAGACGGTCGGCTATGGCGACCTGATGGAAGTCATGAACCTTTTGCGCCACGCCGGCTATCTCAAGGTCGCGCTGGTCGGCCTCGAAACCGCTGGCGGTGCCGGGCAGGCCACGCCCGGAACGCCTGCGGCCGGCGCCAACCCTTCCCCGGCGCCGGGTGGGAACCCGGCGCCATGA
- a CDS encoding TonB family protein: protein MTVAALSRISRPRFGAREAGLWTSAAAIILAAHVAVAFAVQNLSFADMPDGGPPPALAVEMAPLAVAPATPEETALLDTLTPEPPDAAGTEKPVEMKPVTDPAPTVEQGEPITEQPSDADDTQQAEQAAPAEQAVAALSEQQPLDEVVPDPVEAIAPDVVIPLPQPKPVEAEVKAKKPAEPGKKAEKKPVEKPKERVKKEKAPPPRATTTASIDAKAAAKTAAPLSSNAAPRLSVSPSRWNSSLAAWIRRHTRYPTAARSRRAEGTPSVTFTVDTSGRVVSARLARSSGDSDLDRAALAALQGASVPAPPAELGARVTRTAPFVFSLRN from the coding sequence ATGACGGTCGCCGCTCTCTCCCGCATTTCCCGGCCGCGCTTCGGCGCCCGTGAGGCCGGCCTGTGGACGAGCGCGGCCGCGATCATCCTGGCCGCGCATGTGGCGGTCGCCTTCGCGGTGCAGAATTTGAGTTTCGCCGACATGCCCGATGGCGGTCCGCCACCGGCGCTGGCAGTCGAGATGGCGCCGCTGGCCGTCGCGCCCGCCACGCCGGAAGAGACGGCGCTGCTGGACACGCTGACACCGGAGCCGCCCGATGCGGCGGGCACGGAGAAGCCCGTCGAGATGAAACCGGTGACCGATCCCGCACCGACGGTGGAACAGGGCGAGCCCATAACCGAACAGCCATCCGATGCCGACGACACGCAACAGGCTGAGCAGGCCGCGCCGGCGGAACAGGCCGTTGCGGCGCTGAGCGAGCAGCAGCCTCTGGATGAGGTCGTGCCCGACCCGGTCGAGGCGATCGCGCCGGACGTGGTCATCCCGCTGCCGCAGCCGAAACCCGTGGAAGCCGAGGTGAAGGCGAAAAAGCCGGCCGAACCCGGGAAGAAGGCCGAGAAGAAGCCGGTCGAAAAGCCGAAGGAACGGGTGAAGAAGGAAAAGGCGCCCCCGCCCAGGGCGACGACCACTGCCAGCATCGACGCCAAGGCGGCGGCGAAGACGGCGGCGCCACTATCCTCGAACGCGGCGCCGCGCTTGAGCGTCAGCCCGTCGCGCTGGAATTCCAGCCTTGCGGCATGGATCAGGCGGCACACCCGCTATCCGACCGCGGCGCGCTCCAGGCGAGCCGAGGGCACGCCGAGCGTGACCTTCACGGTCGACACCTCCGGCAGGGTGGTCTCAGCGCGGCTGGCGCGATCCTCCGGCGACTCGGACCTCGACCGCGCGGCGCTCGCCGCCCTGCAGGGCGCCTCGGTGCCTGCGCCGCCGGCGGAACTCGGCGCGCGCGTCACCCGCACCGCGCCCTTCGTCTTCAGTCTGCGCAATTAG
- a CDS encoding transporter substrate-binding protein, producing MKRRIEIGILYSRSGSYQLVSDACRTGAMRAIADINADRAQTIELVPVERDPQSNADRYATLCEDIFRASGARHVVGCITSWSRKETIPVLEKAGGMLWYACPYEGFEANEHVVYMHACPNQHLVPLMAHVAPRFGADGFLLGSNYIWGWEMNRVARDLIADAGGKVLGERYLRIGETDVSRLIEEIRVTRPNFILNNLIGTSSYAFLAAYRELGREDAAFRPDACPVVSCNLTEAELPAIGETGKGHLSAGPYFAPRPAAFASSFEASAYASVQVMADVLAGNPDAGPAEFAKAFAERRFATRLGPIAIDPNTQHATLPVIIGRIADGFFEVVSREEEVAPDPYLSRYDPAKAFGRPRLRVVS from the coding sequence TTGAAGCGACGTATCGAGATCGGCATCCTCTATTCCCGGTCGGGCAGCTACCAGCTCGTCTCGGATGCCTGCCGCACCGGTGCGATGCGGGCGATCGCCGACATCAATGCCGATCGCGCGCAGACGATCGAGCTCGTTCCGGTCGAGCGCGATCCGCAAAGCAACGCCGACCGCTACGCGACGCTCTGCGAGGACATATTCCGCGCCAGCGGCGCCCGCCATGTCGTCGGCTGCATCACCTCCTGGAGCCGCAAGGAGACGATACCCGTGCTGGAGAAGGCGGGCGGCATGCTCTGGTACGCCTGCCCGTATGAAGGCTTCGAGGCCAACGAGCATGTCGTCTACATGCACGCCTGCCCAAACCAGCATCTGGTGCCGCTGATGGCGCATGTCGCGCCGCGCTTCGGCGCCGACGGTTTCCTGCTCGGCTCTAACTACATATGGGGCTGGGAGATGAACCGCGTCGCGCGCGACCTGATCGCCGACGCCGGCGGCAAGGTGCTCGGCGAACGCTACCTCCGCATCGGCGAGACCGATGTTTCGCGCCTGATCGAGGAAATCCGCGTCACGCGGCCGAACTTCATCCTGAACAACCTGATCGGCACCTCGTCCTACGCGTTCCTCGCCGCCTATCGCGAGCTGGGCCGCGAGGATGCCGCCTTCAGGCCCGACGCCTGCCCGGTGGTCTCGTGCAATCTCACCGAGGCCGAACTGCCGGCGATCGGCGAAACGGGCAAGGGCCATCTGTCGGCCGGGCCTTATTTCGCGCCGCGTCCGGCCGCCTTCGCCTCGTCTTTCGAGGCCTCCGCCTATGCCTCGGTGCAGGTGATGGCGGACGTGCTTGCCGGGAACCCAGACGCCGGCCCGGCGGAATTCGCGAAAGCCTTCGCCGAACGCCGCTTCGCGACGCGGCTGGGACCGATCGCCATCGACCCGAACACCCAGCATGCGACGCTGCCGGTCATCATCGGGCGCATTGCCGACGGCTTTTTCGAGGTGGTGAGCCGCGAGGAAGAGGTGGCGCCCGATCCCTATCTTTCGCGTTACGATCCGGCCAAGGCCTTCGGCCGTCCGCGGCTCCGGGTGGTGTCGTGA
- a CDS encoding ANTAR domain-containing response regulator produces the protein MSRAARIPNLGGAKAFVLHRPHTTVQAITRQLSAIGLDAAECWPHLPTEALAADFVFFDADLGFDEQFPWKPGEAPMPLVALIGSEAPGRIEWALSHNADAQLLKPVGTAGVYSALLIARQSFEARKRLAGEIASLRQRVGERQTIVRAVAALSKGCDDDRAYAQLRSLAMSWQISVEEAARRIVAMTEAEGGDDQSHRA, from the coding sequence GTGAGCCGCGCCGCGCGCATCCCCAATCTCGGTGGCGCCAAGGCCTTCGTGCTGCATCGTCCGCACACGACGGTGCAGGCGATCACCAGGCAATTGTCGGCGATCGGCCTCGATGCGGCCGAGTGCTGGCCGCATCTGCCGACGGAGGCGCTGGCGGCGGATTTCGTCTTCTTCGACGCCGATCTCGGCTTCGACGAGCAGTTCCCGTGGAAGCCCGGCGAGGCGCCGATGCCGCTGGTGGCGCTGATCGGCTCGGAAGCGCCGGGCCGCATCGAGTGGGCGCTGTCGCACAATGCCGACGCGCAATTGCTGAAACCGGTGGGCACCGCCGGCGTCTACAGCGCGCTGCTCATCGCCCGGCAAAGCTTCGAGGCGCGAAAGCGGCTTGCCGGCGAGATCGCGTCGCTGCGCCAGCGGGTCGGCGAGCGCCAGACCATCGTGCGCGCGGTCGCCGCCCTGTCCAAAGGCTGCGACGACGACCGCGCCTACGCACAGCTCAGGTCGCTGGCGATGAGCTGGCAGATCAGCGTCGAGGAAGCGGCGCGGCGCATCGTGGCGATGACCGAGGCGGAGGGCGGCGATGACCAATCCCATCGCGCCTGA
- a CDS encoding ABC transporter permease, which translates to MTNPIAPDLPAGGMPVKPRAGVLRRLVKRPLALLGLLIVAIVVAGAILAPWLTGYDPNEQMFDGLTLEGSPLPPNAKFWLGTDLLGRDLLTRILFGARTSLIIGIVANGVALLIGTLVGVTAGYFRGWIGSALMRFTDLMMAFPALLLAICLAAVFEPSLWIVAMVIALVNWVQTARVIYTETSSLSEREFIDAERTIGASAPRILLRHILPHLLPTIIVWGTLGISTTVLLEATLSYLGIGVQPPTASWGNIIFENQTYFQAAPWLVFFPGAAILALALAFNLIGDALRDILDPTQRGRE; encoded by the coding sequence ATGACCAATCCCATCGCGCCTGACCTTCCGGCCGGCGGGATGCCGGTAAAGCCCCGCGCCGGCGTCTTGCGCAGGCTGGTCAAGCGGCCGCTGGCGCTGCTCGGGCTCCTCATCGTCGCCATCGTCGTCGCCGGCGCCATCCTCGCCCCATGGCTGACCGGCTACGATCCCAACGAGCAGATGTTCGACGGCCTGACGCTCGAAGGCTCGCCATTGCCGCCGAATGCCAAGTTCTGGCTGGGCACCGACCTGCTCGGCCGCGACCTGTTGACCCGCATCCTGTTCGGCGCCCGCACCTCGCTGATCATCGGCATCGTCGCCAATGGCGTGGCGCTTCTGATTGGTACGCTGGTCGGGGTCACGGCCGGTTATTTCCGCGGCTGGATCGGCAGCGCGCTGATGCGCTTCACCGACCTGATGATGGCCTTCCCGGCGCTGCTTTTGGCCATCTGCCTGGCGGCAGTGTTCGAGCCGAGCCTCTGGATCGTCGCCATGGTCATCGCGCTGGTCAACTGGGTGCAGACCGCGCGCGTCATCTACACCGAAACCTCCTCGCTCTCCGAGCGCGAATTCATCGATGCCGAGCGCACGATCGGCGCCAGCGCCCCGCGCATCCTGTTGCGCCACATCCTGCCGCATCTTCTGCCGACTATCATCGTCTGGGGCACGCTCGGCATCTCGACCACGGTGCTGCTCGAAGCCACGCTCAGCTATCTCGGCATCGGCGTGCAGCCGCCGACCGCCTCCTGGGGCAACATCATCTTCGAGAACCAGACCTATTTCCAGGCCGCGCCCTGGCTGGTGTTCTTCCCCGGCGCCGCGATCCTGGCGCTGGCGCTGGCCTTCAACCTGATCGGCGACGCACTGCGCGACATCCTCGACCCGACGCAAAGAGGGCGGGAATGA
- a CDS encoding ABC transporter permease produces MIAYLGRRLIQSLLILLGVSLITFALLYLLPADPVRQIAGRSATPETVENIRRQLGLDQPFIVQYWHYLARLLGGDLGRSYIQRSEVTELIVSRLPASLLLMVGAILCELAIGLTMGLVAAVRRGSATDQTLMVASFVGVSAPQFVVGLLLLYVFAVRLGWFPIGGYGTWRHLVLPSLTMGILGAGWYARMMRSSMIDVLRQDYMRTARAKGLARGAILFRHALPNAILPVVAMIGIDIGVFMGGIVVVESVFGWPGIGQLAWQAIQRVDIPIIMGVTLVSAFAIVLGNLLADVIAPFIDPRIKLR; encoded by the coding sequence ATGATCGCCTATCTCGGCCGCCGGCTCATCCAGTCGCTGCTCATCCTGCTCGGCGTCTCGCTGATCACCTTCGCGCTGCTCTATCTTTTGCCGGCCGATCCGGTACGCCAGATCGCCGGGCGCAGCGCCACGCCCGAAACGGTGGAGAACATCCGCCGTCAGCTCGGCCTCGACCAGCCCTTCATCGTCCAGTACTGGCATTATCTCGCAAGGCTGCTCGGCGGCGATCTCGGCCGCTCCTACATCCAGCGCTCGGAAGTCACCGAACTGATCGTCTCGCGGCTGCCGGCGAGCCTGCTTCTGATGGTCGGCGCCATCCTGTGCGAGCTGGCGATCGGCCTCACCATGGGGCTCGTCGCCGCAGTCAGGCGTGGAAGTGCGACCGACCAGACCCTGATGGTCGCCTCCTTCGTTGGCGTCTCGGCGCCGCAATTCGTCGTCGGCCTGCTCCTGCTCTACGTCTTCGCTGTCAGGCTCGGCTGGTTCCCGATCGGCGGCTACGGCACTTGGCGCCACCTCGTGCTGCCTTCGCTGACCATGGGCATCCTCGGCGCCGGGTGGTACGCGCGCATGATGCGCTCGTCGATGATCGACGTGCTGCGCCAGGACTACATGCGCACCGCCCGCGCCAAGGGCCTGGCGCGCGGCGCCATCCTGTTCCGCCACGCGCTGCCCAACGCCATCCTGCCGGTCGTCGCCATGATCGGCATCGACATCGGCGTCTTTATGGGCGGCATCGTGGTGGTCGAAAGCGTGTTCGGCTGGCCCGGCATCGGCCAGCTCGCCTGGCAGGCCATCCAGCGCGTCGACATCCCCATCATCATGGGCGTTACCCTGGTCTCGGCCTTCGCCATCGTGCTCGGCAACCTGCTGGCCGACGTCATCGCGCCCTTCATCGACCCCAGAATTAAACTGAGATGA
- a CDS encoding ABC transporter substrate-binding protein translates to MRRFLASTVAASALALMLGMAGARADDAVDPNIKQGGAITITYKDDVATLDPAIGYDWQNWSMIKSLFDGLMDYEPGTTKLKPDLAESYEISPDGKTFTFKLRHGVKFHNGREMTADDVKYSLDRVTNPKTQSPGAGFFGSIKGYDEVAAGKADSLSGVTVVDPYTIKFELTRPDATFLHVMAINFSHVVPKEEVEKYGADFGKHPVGTGAFKLAEWTLGQRIVFERNPDYWHKGLPHLDKITFEIGQEPIVALLRLQKGEIDVPGDGIPPAKFQEVMNDPEQKARVVVGGQLHTGYITMNTTMAPFDNVKVRQAVNMAINKDRIVQMINNRAVPANQPLPPSMPGYDKAFKGYAYDVAKAKALLAEAGHPDGFETQLFAMNTDPNPRIAQAIQQDLAAIGIKASIQSLAQANVIAAGGDKAGAPMIWSGGMAWIADFPDPSNFYGPILGCAGAVPGGWNWSWYCNKDLDAKAAEADSVVDPAKSEEREKMWSAIYDKIMEDAPWAPVFNEQRFTLKSGRMGGADNLYVDPVHIPINYDNVYVKDVQ, encoded by the coding sequence ATGAGACGATTTCTGGCATCCACAGTGGCCGCGTCGGCGCTTGCGCTGATGCTCGGCATGGCCGGCGCGCGCGCCGACGACGCCGTCGACCCGAACATCAAACAGGGCGGCGCCATCACCATCACCTACAAGGACGACGTCGCCACGCTCGATCCGGCGATCGGCTACGACTGGCAGAACTGGTCGATGATCAAGAGCCTGTTCGACGGGCTGATGGACTATGAGCCCGGCACCACCAAGCTCAAGCCAGACCTCGCCGAGAGCTACGAGATCTCGCCGGACGGCAAGACCTTCACCTTCAAGCTGCGCCACGGCGTCAAGTTCCACAACGGCCGCGAGATGACCGCCGACGACGTCAAATATTCGCTCGACCGCGTCACCAATCCGAAGACGCAGAGCCCGGGCGCCGGCTTCTTCGGCTCGATCAAGGGCTATGACGAAGTCGCCGCCGGCAAGGCCGACAGCCTCTCCGGCGTCACCGTGGTCGACCCCTACACGATCAAGTTCGAGCTGACCCGGCCGGACGCCACCTTCCTGCATGTCATGGCGATCAACTTCTCGCATGTCGTGCCGAAGGAGGAGGTCGAGAAATACGGCGCCGATTTCGGCAAGCACCCGGTCGGCACCGGCGCCTTCAAGCTCGCCGAATGGACGCTCGGCCAGCGCATCGTCTTCGAGCGCAATCCCGACTACTGGCACAAGGGCCTGCCGCATCTCGACAAGATCACCTTCGAGATCGGCCAGGAGCCGATCGTGGCGCTGCTGCGCCTGCAGAAGGGCGAGATCGACGTGCCCGGCGACGGCATCCCGCCCGCCAAGTTCCAGGAGGTGATGAACGACCCGGAACAGAAGGCGCGCGTCGTGGTGGGCGGCCAACTGCACACCGGCTACATCACCATGAACACCACCATGGCGCCCTTCGACAACGTCAAGGTGCGCCAGGCCGTCAACATGGCGATCAACAAGGACCGTATCGTCCAGATGATCAACAACCGCGCGGTGCCGGCCAACCAGCCGTTGCCGCCCTCGATGCCCGGCTACGACAAGGCCTTCAAGGGCTACGCCTATGACGTCGCCAAGGCCAAGGCGCTGCTGGCCGAGGCTGGCCATCCCGACGGCTTCGAGACGCAGCTCTTCGCCATGAACACCGACCCCAATCCGCGCATCGCCCAGGCGATCCAGCAGGACCTGGCGGCAATCGGCATCAAGGCCAGCATCCAGTCGCTCGCCCAGGCCAACGTGATCGCCGCCGGCGGCGACAAGGCCGGCGCGCCGATGATCTGGTCGGGCGGCATGGCCTGGATCGCCGACTTCCCGGATCCGTCCAACTTCTACGGCCCGATCCTCGGCTGCGCCGGCGCGGTTCCGGGCGGCTGGAACTGGTCGTGGTATTGCAACAAGGACCTCGACGCCAAGGCGGCCGAGGCGGACTCCGTCGTGGATCCGGCCAAATCGGAGGAGCGGGAAAAGATGTGGAGCGCGATCTACGACAAGATCATGGAGGACGCGCCCTGGGCGCCGGTCTTCAACGAGCAGCGTTTCACGCTGAAATCAGGCCGCATGGGCGGCGCCGACAATCTCTATGTCGACCCGGTCCATATCCCGATCAACTACGACAATGTGTATGTGAAAGATGTGCAGTAA
- a CDS encoding acetamidase/formamidase family protein yields the protein MCSNCDYTIHGRHHHFGWDNSFAPAERVAPGSTIEFQCLDSSGGQLKADSTVADIAKLDFGQINPVTGPIFVEGAEPGDALKVTIEMFKPSGFGWTANIPGFGLLADDFKEPALAIWKYDAASLEPALFGTHSRVPLKPFAGTIGNAPGEKGHHSVVPPRRVGGNLDIRDLAAGTTLYLPVEVAGALFSVGDTHAAQGDGEVCGTAIESPMDVVLKLDLVKDARLKTPRFTTPGPVTRHLDAKGYEVTTGIGPDLMAGAKEAVAQMVDLLSARYKLDPVDAYMLVSVCGDLRISEIVDMPNWVVSFYFPRCVFE from the coding sequence ATGTGCAGTAACTGCGACTACACCATCCACGGGCGCCATCACCATTTCGGCTGGGACAATTCCTTCGCCCCGGCCGAGCGGGTGGCGCCCGGCTCGACGATCGAGTTTCAGTGCCTGGATTCGTCCGGCGGTCAGCTCAAGGCGGACAGCACGGTCGCCGACATCGCCAAGCTCGATTTCGGCCAGATCAACCCTGTAACCGGGCCGATCTTCGTCGAGGGCGCCGAGCCCGGCGATGCGCTGAAGGTGACGATCGAGATGTTCAAACCGTCCGGCTTCGGCTGGACGGCGAACATTCCGGGCTTCGGCCTGCTCGCCGACGACTTCAAGGAACCGGCGCTCGCCATCTGGAAATATGACGCCGCCTCGCTCGAGCCCGCTCTGTTCGGCACACATAGCCGCGTGCCGCTGAAGCCTTTCGCCGGCACGATCGGCAACGCTCCGGGCGAGAAGGGCCATCATTCGGTGGTGCCGCCGCGGCGCGTCGGCGGCAATCTCGACATTCGCGACCTCGCCGCCGGCACCACGCTCTATCTTCCGGTGGAAGTGGCGGGCGCGCTGTTCTCGGTCGGCGACACCCATGCCGCACAGGGCGACGGCGAAGTGTGCGGCACCGCCATCGAAAGCCCGATGGACGTGGTTTTGAAACTCGACCTGGTCAAGGACGCGCGGCTGAAGACGCCGCGTTTCACCACGCCCGGCCCGGTGACGCGCCACCTCGACGCCAAGGGCTACGAGGTGACGACCGGGATCGGGCCAGACCTGATGGCGGGTGCCAAAGAGGCCGTCGCCCAAATGGTCGACCTGCTGTCCGCCCGTTACAAGCTCGACCCGGTCGACGCCTATATGCTGGTCTCCGTCTGCGGCGATCTCCGGATCAGCGAGATCGTCGACATGCCGAACTGGGTCGTGTCGTTCTACTTCCCGCGCTGCGTGTTCGAATGA